A segment of the Candidatus Latescibacterota bacterium genome:
GACAGAAAATAGACTTCCGACCCCCTGATCCTTGACGACCTGTTTCCGTTGAGATGAACGCTGACAAAACAGTCCCCCCCATAGTCCCTCGATATCTGGACCCTGCGACCCAGACCGACATCGTAATCTCCTTCCCTCGTCATGACAGCTTTGAACCCCTTGTTAGATTCTATCTCACTGGCTATCATCCTGGAAAGAGTCAGGGCCAGGTTTTTCTCCATCACACCACCCCTGGCACATACACCGGGCTTGCTGCCGCCATGCCCGGGATCTATAATGACAACGAAATCCCCGCTACGGGCAACATTTCTCGCTGTCGCTACCTCCTGCTCCTTCTCGATCGCGGAGATCTTTCGTTCGAGGTCGAGGACGATCCTGTGCGGATGAATCTTGTTGGGATCGAGGGCAAAATGCTTGAACCTGGTCGGGGCCGGCAGGTCGAGGACCACCTGGACACTCGATCTGAGGCGATTTACCCTGATCCGGGTGATTACGCCGTCTCCGACTTCGATCTTTCCCAGTTTTGACGCGATTCGTCCGGAAGGTATCTCTATTACGATTCTGTGAGGATCTGTCAGCACTCTCGTCTTGTAGGTACACTGGCTGCTCATGTCCAGAACGACCCTTGTATGGTCGGGCGCGGTCCAGCTCCTTATCCTGTCTACCTGTCTGCGTGAAGAAACCGGCTCCGCGTGAAGAGTCGCGGTGGCCGCCGCCAGCATCACAAGGGAGACAATGATCTGGATCCTGATTGCCTTGATATCCGGTCTCACGCACCGCACCTTTCAAACACTGAACGAGTGAACAATTTTTCAGGACAAGTCTATTCTCAACACGGAATTATGACAAGAAAAATAACCAGTTTTTGCAGGAAGATATCTTATCAGTCATAATACACATCATCGGGGATGATGTAATTGAGCGGATTTCTGTGATCCTTGCGGAAGAGAACTTCGTAATGAAGATGTGGGCCCGTGGAACGGCCCGTATTTCCAACCTGCCCAAGGGTCTCAGCGCGCTTGATCTTCTGGCCTCTCTTAACGAGGATCCTCGAGAGATGAGCATACCTTGTCTTGAACCCGTTCCCGTGATTGACCTCGACAGTCAACCCCATCGAACCGTTCTTTTTTGCCATAGTGATTATTCCATCAGCAGCTGCCATTACAGGCGTACCTGTCCTCGCAAAATAGTCCAGGCCTTTGTGGAAAGTTATCCTGCCAGTAAAGGGGTCCATCCTTCTGCCGTAGTTGGAGGAGAGGAACCCGCCCTTCAACGGTCTGATCGACGGAGTACAGTTTCTTATTTCGACTTCCTTCTCAAGAATATCCAGGAGCTCTTTATAGCTTTCCTTCTGGAGGACGGATTGCCGCACTATCCGGTCGATATCCTTCCTCAGGCCGGAAAAGACCCTGTCAGTCGCACTGAGTTCCCTGTCGATCAAGCCAGGCTCGGGACCACCGATCCCGACCTGCCAGACATCAGCTGAAATAGGATCGAGATTGGCCATAAGCCTAGCCCTGTTCTGTAGTTCCAGGTTTACAGCCATATTTCCCTGCAGATTATCGACTTCCCTCTCGAACCTTTCCAGCCTGGCCATCAGTCCTTCGTTCTCTAACTGTAACTGAATCAATTTCTCCGATTCCGCAACCGCCCCGGAATATTGAGTAGCCATGATTATAGTGGATAAAACAAGGGCAATGATAAACGCCGCCGAGCCGAAAGCAAGGTAACGGTGTATTCTTATTGATTTTACGCCGGCGTTTCCTCTCCGAACGTATAGAAATGTAAAATACCTGTCCATCCTGAATCTTCCCTGTCCTGCTGAATAGTCCTGTATTTTTGTCGTATCAAACTAATTTCAATACATGATGAAGTCAAGGAGAATTTACCGGTTATACTTGCAAGGCGTGTTCCACAAAACAGATAAAAAAAGAGCGGGGCCGACAAGCCCCGCTCTGAATCATTCTAAATATCAGATCTACTCCTGCACATAGCCCCTGAGATACTTGCTTCGGGTGCTGTGACGAAGTCTTGTGATGGCTTTTTCCTTGATCTGGCGAATCCTCTCGCGGGTAAGGCTCATCTTCTTGCCTATCTCCTCGAGTGTAAGTGGTTCTTCCCCCTCAAGGCCGAAATACAGACTGAGAATAGTCCTTTCCCTGTCTGTCAGAGTGGCGAGAGCCTTCTGCATATCGTCGCTCAGAGCGTTGACATAGGTCATCTCATCGGGAGGAGCCTGCGTGTCGTCAGCCAGATAATCGACCAGTGAGTTCTCTTCCTGGTCGTTGTTGAAAGAAGCATCGAGAGAAAGATGGCTATTCGCGATCTTCATGGTATCTCTCACTTCTTCCTTGGACAAGTTCAGCTTTGCGGCAATCTCTTCCACTTCCGGAGCTCTGCCGAGTTCCTGGTCGAGCTGCCTCGATACCTTTCCGATCCTGTACAGCGTTCCCGCCCGGTTAAGGGGCAGCCTGACGATCCTCGACTGCTCGGCCAGAGCTTGAAGCATGGCCTGCCTTATCCACCATACCGCATAGGATATGAACTTGAACCCGCGTTTCTCATCAAACCTCTTTGCAGCCTTGATCAATCCCATGTTGCCTTCGTTGATAAGATCCGCAAGGGACAGTCCCTGGTTCACGTATTGTTTTGCTATGGAAACCACGAACCTCAGGTTCGCTTTGACCAGGTTGTGCAGAGCCG
Coding sequences within it:
- a CDS encoding N-acetylmuramoyl-L-alanine amidase, with the translated sequence MRPDIKAIRIQIIVSLVMLAAATATLHAEPVSSRRQVDRIRSWTAPDHTRVVLDMSSQCTYKTRVLTDPHRIVIEIPSGRIASKLGKIEVGDGVITRIRVNRLRSSVQVVLDLPAPTRFKHFALDPNKIHPHRIVLDLERKISAIEKEQEVATARNVARSGDFVVIIDPGHGGSKPGVCARGGVMEKNLALTLSRMIASEIESNKGFKAVMTREGDYDVGLGRRVQISRDYGGDCFVSVHLNGNRSSRIRGSEVYFLSLEGALDENAQTVAERENMILEMGNQAEDTDDLAKYILADMGRYKDLERSRILAEKISTNISGGYPIRFRGIKQANFVILRGMQKPSVLVEVAYLSNKKDLSLIKQKKVQKQMAKGIAAGIVEYLLENPPADSGVKPRKMLTHTVSRGETLWEIARQYGVSVNNIMAMNGMKDGSRIRPGQKLKIVR
- a CDS encoding M23 family metallopeptidase; translation: MDRYFTFLYVRRGNAGVKSIRIHRYLAFGSAAFIIALVLSTIIMATQYSGAVAESEKLIQLQLENEGLMARLERFEREVDNLQGNMAVNLELQNRARLMANLDPISADVWQVGIGGPEPGLIDRELSATDRVFSGLRKDIDRIVRQSVLQKESYKELLDILEKEVEIRNCTPSIRPLKGGFLSSNYGRRMDPFTGRITFHKGLDYFARTGTPVMAAADGIITMAKKNGSMGLTVEVNHGNGFKTRYAHLSRILVKRGQKIKRAETLGQVGNTGRSTGPHLHYEVLFRKDHRNPLNYIIPDDVYYD
- a CDS encoding RNA polymerase sigma factor RpoD/SigA, whose product is MYPEGRDGDYLGEKSLDLYLKEINNTSLLTREQERDLACRIRNGEESALHNLVKANLRFVVSIAKQYVNQGLSLADLINEGNMGLIKAAKRFDEKRGFKFISYAVWWIRQAMLQALAEQSRIVRLPLNRAGTLYRIGKVSRQLDQELGRAPEVEEIAAKLNLSKEEVRDTMKIANSHLSLDASFNNDQEENSLVDYLADDTQAPPDEMTYVNALSDDMQKALATLTDRERTILSLYFGLEGEEPLTLEEIGKKMSLTRERIRQIKEKAITRLRHSTRSKYLRGYVQE